The following coding sequences are from one Sesamum indicum cultivar Zhongzhi No. 13 linkage group LG11, S_indicum_v1.0, whole genome shotgun sequence window:
- the LOC105174301 gene encoding 29 kDa ribonucleoprotein A, chloroplastic — translation MAAASLHFLSLTPQSISLPRSSSPLFTPFALKPLRKPLISLSSINHYARSTSSFVRCVAVSSELEEEVEDGEEGQIFDFSGADQPSFSPDLKLFVGNLPFTVDSAALAGLFEQAGNVEMVEVIYDKFSGRSRGFGFVTMSTVEETEAAAQQFNGYELQGRVLRVNSGPPPAKSENPSFRGARGRERTSYDSTNKLYVGNLAWGVDNLALETLFSEQGNVKEARVVYDKESGRSRGFGFVTYSSAEEVNSAIEELDGMDLHGRAIRVSPAEARPSRQY, via the exons ATGGCCGCTGCTTCTCTCCACTTCTTATCCTTAACTCCACAATCCATCTCCCTCCCCCGTTCTTCCTCTCCTCTCTTCACACCTTTTGCTCTTAAACCTCTGCGAAAACCCCTCATTTCCCTTTCTTCTATCAACCATTACGCACGCTCCACTTCCAGCTTTGTTCGCTGCGTTGCTGTTTCCTCTGAGTTGGAAGAAGAGGTTgaagatggagaagaaggccAAATCTTCGACTTTTCTGGGGCTGACCAGCCGAGTTTTTCGCCTGACTTGAAACTCTTCGTGGGGAATTTGCCTTTTACTGTTGACAGTGCTGCGCTTGCTGGCCTGTTTGAACAAGCAGGAAATGTTGAGATGGTTGAG GTTATCTATGACAAGTTCTCTGGAAGAAGTAGGGGTTTTGGTTTCGTGACCATGTCTACAGTCGAGGAAACTGAAGCTGCGGCCCAACAATTCAATGGATAT GAACTTCAGGGCAGAGTTTTACGGGTAAATTCTGGACCACCACCTGCTAAGAGTGAAAATCCGTCATTCCGAGGAGCCAGGGGAAGGGAAAGGACAAGTTACGATAGCACCAACAAACTTTATGTGGGTAACCTTGCATGGGGTGTTGACAATCTTGCTCTTGAGACCTTGTTTAGTGAGCAAGGAAATGTTAAGGAAGCCAGGGTGGTTTATGACAAAGAAAGTGGTAGATCGAGGGGTTTTGGGTTTGTTACTTACAGTTCGGCTGAAGAGGTCAACAGTGCAATTGAAGAATTGGATGGCATG GACCTTCACGGCAGAGCCATTCGAGTCAGCCCTGCTGAGGCCCGTCCATCGCGCCAATATTAA